The proteins below are encoded in one region of Prevotella melaninogenica ATCC 25845:
- a CDS encoding lipopolysaccharide biosynthesis protein, whose translation MEKETLKEKTAKGLFWGALNNGTMQLLNIVIGILLARLLTATDYGLMGMLAVFTAIAGALQESGFTTALANMERPTDNDYNSVFWFSAIMGWISYIVLFFSAPLIAAFFHHSELISLSRFVFASLLFSSLGTAPSAYLFKNMMVKETALLRITSLIISGVVGIILALKGYAYWSLAWQQVLYISLTSLWRFFIIPWRPSFHIDFTPVKKMFSFSYKILVTTIVNTISQNILTFIFGRLYSAKVVGNFSQAFKWDTMASTFVSGTVSQVAQPVLVEVNNDLKRQVNVFRKMMRFTAFLVFPAMFGLAMISHEFIILLISDKWIESIPLLRILCIIGAFLPFYTMYQNLILSRGKSAVYMWCTVLLIVAQVGLIILCYQQGIVFMVSVYTAITILWLGVWQFFAHKEIGIRFIDILKDICPYLLTSVAVMISTYLITLWIQNLLLLLLTRVVLAALLYYIVMKMGGSQTLKECLNYFHSKKG comes from the coding sequence ATGGAAAAAGAAACACTCAAGGAGAAAACAGCCAAAGGACTCTTTTGGGGTGCATTGAACAATGGTACAATGCAACTGCTGAATATTGTCATTGGAATCTTATTGGCACGTCTGCTCACGGCAACCGACTATGGATTGATGGGAATGTTAGCTGTTTTTACAGCGATTGCAGGGGCATTGCAGGAAAGTGGATTTACTACTGCGCTTGCCAATATGGAACGTCCAACGGATAATGATTATAACTCTGTCTTTTGGTTTAGTGCTATAATGGGTTGGATTTCATATATCGTTCTCTTCTTTTCAGCCCCTCTGATTGCAGCTTTCTTTCATCATTCAGAGCTTATCAGCCTATCCCGTTTCGTCTTTGCATCACTGCTTTTTTCGTCTTTAGGTACGGCCCCATCGGCTTACCTTTTTAAAAACATGATGGTCAAAGAGACAGCTTTGCTGCGTATCACCAGCCTTATTATTTCGGGTGTGGTAGGAATCATCTTAGCATTAAAGGGTTATGCTTATTGGAGTTTGGCTTGGCAGCAGGTGCTTTATATCAGCCTTACAAGTCTGTGGCGCTTCTTTATAATTCCTTGGCGACCCTCTTTTCACATCGACTTTACACCTGTGAAGAAGATGTTTTCCTTTAGTTATAAGATTCTTGTGACGACGATTGTCAACACGATTAGTCAGAATATTCTAACCTTTATCTTCGGTCGTTTATACTCAGCAAAGGTGGTGGGTAACTTCTCTCAAGCCTTCAAGTGGGACACAATGGCAAGCACGTTTGTATCAGGAACAGTGTCACAAGTAGCGCAACCAGTATTGGTGGAGGTGAATAATGACCTCAAAAGGCAAGTAAATGTGTTTAGAAAAATGATGCGTTTTACCGCCTTTTTGGTCTTTCCCGCTATGTTCGGATTAGCGATGATATCGCACGAATTTATCATTCTTCTTATATCAGATAAATGGATAGAGAGTATTCCTTTGTTGCGTATTCTTTGTATTATCGGGGCTTTCCTACCTTTTTATACAATGTATCAAAACCTCATTCTCAGTCGAGGTAAGTCTGCTGTTTATATGTGGTGTACGGTCTTATTAATCGTAGCACAGGTAGGACTCATTATCCTATGTTACCAACAAGGAATCGTCTTCATGGTGAGTGTCTATACAGCTATTACTATCCTTTGGTTGGGTGTGTGGCAGTTCTTTGCACATAAAGAGATTGGAATACGCTTCATAGATATCCTTAAAGATATATGTCCTTATCTATTAACATCCGTGGCGGTAATGATTTCAACCTATCTCATTACCTTATGGATACAGAATCTTCTACTTCTATTATTGACGAGAGTCGTCTTGGCAGCCCTGCTTTATTATATCGTAATGAAGATGGGAGGTTCGCAAACACTAAAGGAGTGTCTCAATTACTTTCATAGTAAGAAAGGGTAA
- a CDS encoding glycosyltransferase — protein sequence MESKASVSIVLCTYNGEKYVREQIDSLLAQSYPIHEIIIQDDGSTDQTWEILQAYASKHTVIRTFKNEGEHGVNANFLSALHRVTGDYIAISDQDDIWERDKIEIQMRCIGDKLLCSGHSRPFSTDGSFAYFDNRPRNVNIFRMMFLGLPGHTLLCKRTLINLLPPIESPVFKVTLYDAVLSIIAASYDSIVYCNKVLVNFRRHAAATTYNDYSSSLPSWRNALTELTWSLNHYKEIRKKVVPIFQGKLMLMEGLHSNIHDFIEAREAMRMETKQGVFAFLRLQYLLTKNYKKLFHTSGGGPIKLLRAMLYPIMQLYMYH from the coding sequence ATGGAAAGCAAAGCCTCTGTATCAATAGTCCTCTGTACTTACAATGGGGAGAAATACGTGAGGGAGCAGATAGACTCACTGCTCGCTCAGTCTTATCCTATCCATGAGATTATCATTCAAGATGATGGTTCGACGGATCAGACATGGGAGATACTACAAGCGTATGCGTCAAAACATACTGTTATTCGTACTTTTAAGAATGAAGGCGAACATGGTGTTAATGCGAACTTCCTTTCTGCATTGCATCGTGTAACAGGTGATTACATTGCCATCTCCGATCAAGATGATATCTGGGAGAGGGATAAGATAGAAATACAGATGCGATGTATAGGAGATAAGCTGCTATGTAGTGGACACTCACGACCCTTCTCGACAGATGGTTCCTTTGCTTATTTCGACAACAGACCACGTAATGTGAATATCTTTCGTATGATGTTCTTAGGTCTACCGGGCCATACTTTATTATGTAAGCGTACATTGATTAATCTCTTACCACCCATTGAGAGTCCTGTTTTTAAGGTCACCCTTTACGATGCTGTATTGAGTATTATTGCCGCATCCTACGACAGTATCGTCTATTGTAATAAGGTGTTAGTTAATTTCCGACGCCATGCAGCGGCTACTACTTACAATGATTATAGTAGTAGTCTACCCTCATGGAGGAACGCTCTCACTGAGTTAACGTGGAGTCTGAACCATTATAAAGAGATACGTAAGAAGGTTGTTCCCATCTTTCAAGGTAAGCTTATGTTGATGGAGGGCTTACATTCAAATATACACGATTTCATCGAAGCCCGCGAAGCAATGCGAATGGAGACCAAGCAGGGCGTCTTTGCTTTCTTACGTTTACAATATCTACTAACGAAGAACTATAAGAAGCTCTTTCATACATCAGGTGGTGGACCTATTAAGCTACTTCGTGCTATGCTTTATCCTATCATGCAGTTGTACATGTACCACTAA